From Phycisphaerae bacterium, one genomic window encodes:
- a CDS encoding sulfatase-like hydrolase/transferase, whose protein sequence is MFSYTDARRVLSSHRSSLRLLAGAVLALSATSPVAAAHPETAAISRRPNVVLLLTDDQRFDTIAALGNREIRTPNMDRLAASGVAFTHAHVMGSMHGAVCMPSRAMLMTSRTLFHLRPNAAVIPPEHLTLPELLRRHGYVTFGTGKWHNDRASFARCFTRGGNVFFGGMSDHLRVPVYDFDPTGQYPEGRNRPGEKFSSELFSDTAIRFLHDYKGDKPFFLYVAFTAPHDPRMAPQEYATLYPTTGVLLPPNFLPEHPFDNGDLRGRDEQLAPWPRTPEIARQHIAAYYAMITHLDAQIGRILDTLKETGDAENTIVILAGDNGLAVGRHGLMGKQSLYEHSGRVPLLIAGPGLPRAEKRNALCYLLDIYPTLCDLLEVPTPIEIEGRSLFPVASKGGPGPRDHLFLSYRDCQRALRTDRWKLILYNVAGQETTQLFDLQQDPWETKNLAGDPSQLERVRELKARLTVEMKQHGDPCDLSKPNWGRPTAQKPPNR, encoded by the coding sequence ATGTTCAGTTATACCGATGCGAGACGCGTGTTATCGAGCCACCGCTCCAGCCTCCGGCTTCTGGCCGGAGCGGTTCTGGCCCTGTCCGCGACCTCGCCCGTCGCTGCCGCGCACCCCGAGACTGCGGCTATCTCGAGGCGGCCGAACGTCGTGCTCCTCCTGACCGACGATCAACGCTTCGACACCATCGCCGCGCTTGGCAACCGCGAGATCCGTACGCCGAACATGGATCGACTGGCCGCAAGCGGTGTGGCCTTCACCCATGCCCACGTGATGGGCTCGATGCACGGCGCGGTATGTATGCCCAGCAGGGCGATGCTTATGACCAGCCGGACGCTCTTTCACCTGAGACCCAATGCCGCGGTTATCCCTCCGGAGCACCTGACGTTGCCTGAACTCCTGCGCAGACATGGTTACGTCACCTTTGGCACGGGCAAGTGGCATAACGATCGGGCATCGTTCGCGCGCTGCTTCACCCGGGGAGGCAACGTTTTCTTCGGCGGCATGTCCGATCATCTCAGGGTGCCGGTCTACGACTTCGATCCGACAGGACAATACCCGGAGGGCAGAAACCGGCCGGGCGAGAAGTTCTCAAGCGAGTTGTTCAGTGATACGGCCATCCGGTTTCTCCACGACTACAAGGGGGACAAGCCGTTCTTCCTCTACGTGGCGTTCACCGCTCCCCATGATCCGCGCATGGCTCCACAGGAGTATGCGACCCTCTATCCGACTACAGGAGTCCTCCTTCCACCGAACTTCCTGCCCGAGCACCCCTTCGACAATGGCGACTTGCGAGGACGTGATGAGCAACTGGCCCCCTGGCCACGAACACCGGAGATCGCCCGCCAGCACATCGCGGCCTACTACGCGATGATCACACACCTTGACGCTCAGATCGGCCGAATCCTCGACACCCTCAAGGAGACCGGCGACGCGGAGAACACCATTGTCATCCTGGCGGGCGACAATGGTCTTGCAGTCGGACGGCACGGTCTCATGGGTAAGCAGAGCCTCTATGAGCACAGCGGACGCGTGCCCTTGCTGATCGCGGGCCCTGGATTGCCCCGTGCTGAGAAGCGAAACGCGCTGTGCTATCTGCTGGACATCTACCCTACGCTGTGTGATCTGCTGGAGGTGCCAACGCCCATCGAAATCGAAGGCAGGAGCCTGTTCCCGGTGGCCAGCAAAGGGGGACCAGGACCTCGGGATCACCTGTTCCTCTCATATCGCGATTGCCAGCGTGCCCTTCGGACCGATCGTTGGAAGCTCATCCTCTACAACGTGGCTGGCCAGGAGACTACTCAGCTGTTCGATCTTCAGCAGGACCCATGGGAAACGAAGAACTTGGCCGGCGATCCGAGCCAGCTCGAGCGAGTCAGGGAGCTCAAGGCCCGCTTGACCGTAGAGATGAAACAGCATGGCGACCCCTGCGATCTGAGCAAACCCAACTGGGGCCGCCCGACAGCTCAGAAGCCCCCGAACCGGTAG
- a CDS encoding Flp family type IVb pilin, which yields MRSGFLGKWRGRLVRFLVSQDGPAAAEYAILLAMIAVVSIGTIRSIGERFYNLYTMIANSVGNVM from the coding sequence ATGAGATCTGGATTCCTGGGTAAATGGCGCGGGCGACTGGTCAGGTTTCTCGTGTCGCAGGATGGCCCTGCAGCGGCCGAGTACGCCATCCTGCTCGCCATGATCGCCGTCGTATCGATCGGCACGATCCGATCGATTGGCGAGCGGTTCTACAATCTGTACACCATGATTGCCAACTCCGTCGGCAATGTCATGTAA
- a CDS encoding response regulator transcription factor, translated as MVQILVIEDDAAIRQGIVDAVESEGYSTFEAADAVRGRDMALGVDCDLVLLDLVLPRGDGLDILRDVRSARPTLPVIILTARGAEDDRIKGLKLGADDYVVKPFSVKELLARIEAVLRRSPERPVDIREVHLPGGVADLERRELRFQDGGRTELSERESELLRYLAMNPGRAVSREEILSHVWRLDPNGIETRTIDMHVARLREKLRDDGAQPRVLLTVRGKGYMFASEGG; from the coding sequence ATGGTGCAGATTCTGGTCATCGAGGATGACGCCGCCATCCGGCAAGGGATCGTGGATGCGGTGGAATCTGAAGGGTACTCCACATTCGAGGCGGCAGACGCCGTACGGGGACGCGACATGGCCCTGGGGGTGGATTGTGACCTGGTTTTGCTGGATCTGGTCCTGCCTCGCGGCGATGGGCTGGACATCCTTCGCGACGTCCGGTCCGCCCGCCCCACCTTGCCGGTGATCATTCTCACTGCCCGCGGAGCCGAGGACGACCGCATCAAAGGGCTGAAGCTCGGGGCGGACGACTACGTGGTCAAGCCGTTCAGTGTGAAGGAACTGCTGGCCCGCATCGAGGCTGTTCTGCGCCGGTCGCCGGAGCGACCGGTGGACATCCGTGAAGTTCATCTGCCCGGCGGCGTGGCCGACCTGGAGCGGCGGGAACTGCGATTCCAGGATGGGGGGCGAACCGAGCTGTCCGAGCGGGAGTCGGAGTTGCTCCGATACCTGGCGATGAACCCCGGGCGAGCCGTTTCCCGGGAGGAGATCCTGTCTCACGTTTGGCGTCTCGACCCCAACGGGATCGAGACGCGTACGATCGACATGCACGTGGCCCGATTACGTGAGAAGCTGCGTGATGACGGAGCCCAGCCGCGCGTGCTGCTCACGGTACGTGGCAAGGGCTACATGTTCGCCTCGGAGGGTGGCTGA
- a CDS encoding HAMP domain-containing histidine kinase, giving the protein MRPWHRWTLFAVALAVVLAALAWSTRTIVCLDRAEAEARHQTALEESVRLVLWRMDSALAPLIAQESGQPYFAYVPFYPAERAYTRMYANISAGDVLMPSPLLMQPQPRVLVHFQIDAAGRFSSPQVPVGEQRNLAEQQGFRSAAAIEDSARRLAVLSDALKPDWLRDRLPLPAVRNLTVVSLPSDQPDAQITGPSPWAQAMVQQQAVRQRPSDGGKLTKGQQRIIEDNSRRAQQQVEAQQGFMSGNLLNVDPYNTNVAAGLMQPFWIEDMLVLARRISANGQEYIQGCQLDWPAIRQWLLADVQDALPAAALEPMGGRTDDRAIYRLAALPVRLIAGPVPVARDSVPSTLRISLPLAWACVLVAATAVAVLLKGAVSLSERRGAFVSAVTHELRTPLTTFRLYTDLLEQGRVTGEEKRRQYLTTLRAQAERLCHLVDNVLAYARLERGNHRRPLETIDLSDWLAQAGPRLAERAAQAGMELGVVINDRQSAVSQEDQAGRRSRLFVRADESAMEQILLNLVDNACKYASGAERKAIEIVAGRRGAGVEIMVRDHGPGIAQPDRRMLFRPFRKSASKAANSAPGVGLGLSLSRRLAREMGGDLRLDSAVQTGACFVLSLQAE; this is encoded by the coding sequence ATGCGTCCGTGGCACAGATGGACGTTGTTCGCTGTGGCTCTGGCCGTCGTCTTGGCGGCCCTGGCCTGGAGCACACGTACCATCGTGTGCCTGGATCGGGCTGAAGCCGAGGCCCGGCATCAGACCGCTCTGGAGGAGTCCGTTCGCCTGGTCTTATGGCGAATGGACTCGGCCCTGGCCCCCCTGATCGCCCAGGAGAGTGGGCAGCCCTATTTCGCCTATGTGCCCTTCTATCCAGCCGAGCGAGCGTACACCCGGATGTACGCCAACATCAGCGCCGGTGATGTGCTGATGCCCTCTCCCCTACTGATGCAGCCGCAACCGCGCGTTCTGGTGCATTTTCAGATTGACGCGGCCGGTCGATTCAGCTCTCCGCAGGTGCCGGTCGGTGAGCAACGGAACCTGGCCGAGCAACAGGGGTTTCGATCGGCAGCAGCGATTGAGGACTCTGCCCGACGGTTGGCGGTGTTAAGCGACGCGCTCAAACCGGATTGGCTGCGCGACCGGCTGCCTCTTCCTGCGGTTCGTAACCTAACCGTGGTGTCCTTACCCTCCGACCAGCCGGATGCCCAGATCACGGGCCCGTCCCCGTGGGCTCAGGCGATGGTCCAGCAGCAAGCCGTTCGCCAGCGACCTTCCGATGGGGGGAAGCTGACGAAAGGACAGCAGCGGATCATCGAGGACAACAGCCGTCGTGCCCAGCAGCAGGTCGAGGCCCAGCAGGGCTTCATGAGCGGCAATTTGCTCAATGTGGACCCCTACAACACGAATGTGGCTGCCGGCCTCATGCAGCCGTTCTGGATCGAGGACATGCTGGTGCTGGCTCGCAGGATCTCGGCCAACGGGCAGGAGTACATTCAGGGCTGCCAGTTGGACTGGCCGGCCATTCGCCAGTGGCTGCTGGCCGATGTCCAGGACGCCCTGCCGGCGGCGGCGTTGGAGCCGATGGGCGGCCGGACCGACGATCGCGCGATCTACCGACTAGCCGCCTTGCCGGTGCGGCTGATCGCCGGGCCGGTGCCGGTGGCCAGGGATTCCGTTCCTTCGACACTGAGGATCTCTCTGCCGCTGGCCTGGGCTTGTGTGCTAGTCGCCGCGACCGCGGTTGCCGTCCTGCTGAAGGGTGCGGTCTCACTGAGCGAACGGCGTGGGGCGTTTGTATCGGCCGTCACTCACGAACTGCGGACGCCGTTGACCACGTTCCGGCTGTACACGGATTTGCTGGAGCAGGGCCGCGTCACCGGCGAGGAGAAGCGCCGGCAGTATCTGACGACGCTGCGGGCTCAGGCTGAGCGGCTCTGCCACTTGGTCGACAACGTCCTGGCTTACGCTCGTCTGGAGCGTGGCAACCATCGGCGGCCGCTGGAGACGATTGACCTGTCGGATTGGCTGGCCCAGGCTGGCCCGAGACTAGCGGAGCGGGCGGCCCAGGCGGGCATGGAGCTTGGGGTGGTGATCAACGATCGGCAGTCGGCGGTAAGCCAAGAAGACCAGGCCGGGCGGCGGTCTAGGCTGTTTGTCCGGGCGGACGAGTCGGCCATGGAGCAGATTCTGCTGAATCTCGTGGACAACGCGTGCAAATACGCGTCCGGTGCCGAGCGGAAGGCGATCGAGATCGTCGCCGGGCGGCGAGGTGCTGGGGTGGAGATCATGGTCCGGGATCATGGCCCGGGGATTGCCCAGCCTGACCGCCGAATGCTGTTTCGGCCGTTCCGCAAATCGGCGAGTAAGGCGGCCAACTCGGCACCGGGTGTTGGCCTGGGCTTGAGCCTCAGCCGTCGACTCGCTCGCGAAATGGGCGGTGATCTGCGGCTCGACAGCGCGGTCCAGACCGGTGCGTGTTTCGTGCTGTCTCTCCAGGCGGAATGA